The Corynebacterium occultum sequence GCTCCCCCAGGTTCCGGAGCTGCTCCGGCGAGGATGAAAGGGCGAAACGTGGGGTGATGGCGTACTCCAACCTGCCCTGACCGTGCCAACGATCGAGCAGCAGGGCGGACTCTGCGAGGGCGCTTTCCGGGGTGTCCAGCAACTCTTCCGGGGCATTACGATCCATGCAGGTCTTGCCACTGAGAATCCGCAGGTTATGCCTCTGGGCATGACGGAACAGGGCTTCGACGCTGCCCGGATGGACGGTGGCGAAGACCGCCGCTGTGGTCACCCCGTTGGCGATCAGCTGACTGGTGAAGAACTCGGCGGTGGCATCGGCCAGGGACTCATCGGCGAAGCGGGCCTCGGCGGGGTAGATGTGGTGCTTCAGCCAGCCCGCCAGATCCGGGCCTGGTGCTGCGATGGCCCCGATCTGTGGATAGTGGACATGGGTGTCGACAAAACCCGGAATGATGAGGCATTCACCGTGGTCATGGATGGTGGCATCGGGGTGGGGTGTCCCGTCCCAGGGGGTTATAGACATGATTCGACCCTGCTCCACCGTGACGGCGCCGCGGGGCAGATCCAGCAGCTCCCGGGATCCGCTCAAGGGGGTGATCACGTGGCCGAGGTGGATATCCATGGCGGCACCTGTCTTCGGAGGGGTTGGCGGGGCCTTGATATCAGGTCTGAAAAACCTGTTCCTCCAGCGTAGTGTCGGGGAAGACATGCGTTCATGCCTCGGGAAACCCCACGCTGTCATTTATGTAACAGGTCAACAAATTGATTCATTGATTTGAGGAGTACAGACATGAAAATCGGCATCATCATCGGTAGTGTGCGCGAGGGCCGTTTCGGCGAAGCCGTGGGCAAGTGGGTCCTGGAGGGTGCTCAGGCCCGCGGCAGCGAGAACTTCGACTACGAGATCATCGACCTGCTCGAGTTCAATGTCCCGCTGCTCACCTCCGGCGTGGTGCCGGGTGCCGCCAACAAGCAGTACGATGACCCGAACGTCCAAGCCTGGTCGAAGGCCATCGACGGTGTCGACGGTTTCGTCTTCGTCACCCCGGAATATAACCACGGTGTCCCCGGCCCGATGAAGAATGCCTATGACTCCCTGGGGTCTGAGTGGTTCCGCAAGCCGGTCGGTTTTGTCGGCTACGGTGCCTCCAACGCCATCCGCGCCATCGAGCAGTGGCGTCAGATCGTGTCCAACTTCGCCCAGATCGATGTCCGTAACCAGGTGGAGCTCTC is a genomic window containing:
- a CDS encoding NADPH-dependent FMN reductase produces the protein MKIGIIIGSVREGRFGEAVGKWVLEGAQARGSENFDYEIIDLLEFNVPLLTSGVVPGAANKQYDDPNVQAWSKAIDGVDGFVFVTPEYNHGVPGPMKNAYDSLGSEWFRKPVGFVGYGASNAIRAIEQWRQIVSNFAQIDVRNQVELSIFADADEEGFAPGERRAGELEGMLNSLEEAVTIMNR